GCACCGGCAAAACCGCGGGTTTCACCCTGCCGCTGCTTCAGCGGGTGCTGCTGGAGACTCAGCGGCGCGGGACGGTCCGTGCGCTGGTCCTGACACCAACCCGGGAGCTGGCTGCCCAGGTGCATCAATCGGTGAAGGACTATGGGCAGTTTCTGCGTTTCCGGTCGGCAGAGATTTACGGCGGGGTCAGCATACGTCCGCAGCTCAACAGGCTTCGCCAGGGAGTCGATATTCTCGTGGCGACCCCGGGCCGCCTGCTCGACCACGTCGGCCAGCAAACGGTTGATCTGTCGGCGCTTGAAATCCTGGTGCTCGACGAGGCGGACCGTATGCTGGACATGGGTTTTATCCACGACATCCGCCGGATTGTCCGGGCTACGCCCGACCAGCGTCAGACGCTGATGTTTTCCGCAACGTTTTCCAAAGACATCCGCAAGCTGGCCAAGGACTTCCTCCGGGAGCCGGTGGAAGTCCAGGTTGCGGCTCGCAACAGCACGGCAGACCGGGTCACACAGCGTCTTTATCCGGTAGAAAAGGGTCGCAAGCGCGAGCTCCTGTCTGAACTGATCGGCCAGGGAAACTGGCAGCAGGTGCTGGTGTTTACCCGCACCAAACACGGCGCCAACCGGCTTGCCGGCCAGCTGGAGAAAGACGGTATCAGCGCTGCCGCCATTCACGGGAATAAGAGCCAGGGTGCCCGCACGAGAGCACTCGCCGGCTTCAAGTCTGGTGAGGTGCGCGTTCTTGTCGCCACCGACATCGCCGCCAGAGGGCTGGATATTGAAAAACTCCCCCATGTCGTCAACTACGAATTGCCCGCCGCCGCCGAGGATTATGTCCATCGGATCGGACGCACCGCTCGGGCTGGCCAGGCCGGGGAGGCCATCTCGCTCTACTGTGATGACGAGCAGCGCCAGCTCCGAGATATTGAAAAACTCCTGAAAACCCGCATTGACCGGATCACTCGACCTGGCTACGAGATTGATCGGACGAAACAAAGCCGGCCATCGGGCGGGTCATCCGACGGCGCCCAGAAGAAACCGAAGCCCCGCCGCGGTGATCGAAGCGGGGGACCCTCCCGACGCCGCAAAGCCCGACGATCCGCCCCCCGCCAGGGTGCACGATAATTGAACAAGTGCTGCCGGGACGGCAGCTTGGCGGGACTACCTGTCAAGTTCGTCGACCCTCACTGTCACAAATAATTGACATCAAAATCGACGAAAATCAGGCTTTTTTCATCATTTACCCACTCCACCGGCAGACAACCTTAGACCCGGTAGACCAGTAGTCTTCGGGCATCGCATCTTCGCTGGCCGAAGTTTCTGTTTTAATAGGGCTTTTATTCTTA
This portion of the Pseudomonadota bacterium genome encodes:
- a CDS encoding DEAD/DEAH box helicase, with the protein product MQFDQLGLAPELLRAASEQGYREATPVQAEAIPAVLAGHDLLAGAQTGTGKTAGFTLPLLQRVLLETQRRGTVRALVLTPTRELAAQVHQSVKDYGQFLRFRSAEIYGGVSIRPQLNRLRQGVDILVATPGRLLDHVGQQTVDLSALEILVLDEADRMLDMGFIHDIRRIVRATPDQRQTLMFSATFSKDIRKLAKDFLREPVEVQVAARNSTADRVTQRLYPVEKGRKRELLSELIGQGNWQQVLVFTRTKHGANRLAGQLEKDGISAAAIHGNKSQGARTRALAGFKSGEVRVLVATDIAARGLDIEKLPHVVNYELPAAAEDYVHRIGRTARAGQAGEAISLYCDDEQRQLRDIEKLLKTRIDRITRPGYEIDRTKQSRPSGGSSDGAQKKPKPRRGDRSGGPSRRRKARRSAPRQGAR